The region GCCTCGCCTACGTGGCCATCACCCGCGCGCGCCAGCGCTTGCTGGTGACCTACGCCAACACGCGCACGCTGTTCGGGCAGACGCGCTACCTCTCGCCGAGCCGCTTCTTGAAAGATCTGCCGCCGGACGTCGTGCGCCACGAGGGCGCGCCGAGCTTCGGTCGTAGCTTCGGCCAGCCGTCGTGGACGCCGCCGCGCTCCGCGTCCAAGCCGCGCCCGCGCCCCGGAGAGCGCGTCGTGGATCGCGACGCCTTCGACGACATCCCGCCCGACATGGACGGCGTCGTGCTCCGCCCCGGGGATCGCGTGCGTCACCGGCGCTTCGGTCAGGGCATCGTGGAATCCGTCGAGACCGGAGGCACTCCCACCGTCGTGGCGCGTTTCCCCGGCGTCGGCAGCAAGCGGATCCTGGCCGAGTACCTGGAGTTCTGAAGGTTTGTTGGTTCGGCGCGGAAACGACCCGCTCGCGACAAACTCGGTTATCGTCTCTCTACCGCCATGCGCGCTTGGATCCCCTTGATCGGACTTCTGTGGGCGTCGCCGTGCTTCGCGCAAGCGCCGCCGCCCGGTCCGCCTCAGCCTTACCCTCCACAACAGGGCTACCCGCCGCAGCAGGGCTACCCTCCGCAACAGGGCTACCCGCAACAAGGCTATCCGCAGCAGGGCTACCCGCAACAGCAGCCGTACCCGTACGGCTACCCGCAGCAGCAGGGTTACCCGCAGCAGCAGTATCCGTACGGTCACCCGCAGCAGCAGGGCTACCCACAGCAGCAGGGCTACCCCCAGGCGCAGACTTGGCAGCAGCCGCCCGTGGTGCCGGAGTCCGAACCGCCGGACTTCGCATCCTCCATCGGCTTCAAGTTCTTCGCCGGCGGCAACCTGTGGACCAGTCCCGACGCCATCGACCCCGGCTACGACGCGGCGGGCTTCGCCGGCAGTGCCGGTGGCTTCGGGTGGGGCGCGGCGCTCTACTACGAGGCACGCATCGTTCAGTACCTCGGGATTGAGCTCGATCTCGGCTACGACCACTCCGTGCTGCAGCGCGATCTCACCTACGTGATCAACGGCCAAGCGTTTCAGGTGAACGAGAAGGTCACCGCCGCCGGGCTCCGCTGGGGCTTCTTGTTCAAGGGCATCATCCCCGTGACCTTCGGCCGCGTGTGGTTGGGCCTGGGGCCGGAGTTCGTGTCCGGCAACCACGTGGACGGGACGGTAGAGGTCCACGACGGCAACCCCGACGCGGATCTACGCAAGGAGATCGAAGACTCCATCGCCGTGACCAGCAAGACCTCCACCATGCTGACCATGGCCTTCGGCATGTCCATCGACCTCGGAGATCACCTGGAAATACCGATCGATCTACGCGCCGCGCGGAATCTGTCGCAAGAGAGCGCGTGGAAGGACCGCGTGGACACGACGCAGCTGTTCGATACGCCGTCCCACTACGATGTCACGGTGCAAAGCTCCTGGGATTTCCGTCTCGGGACGGGGCTCGGCTACAAGTTCTGAACCGCGCCGGCGCGATGCGCTCGGTTCCGCGGCGGACCAACACAATCATGAACCAACGAAGCGAACGTTCGGTATCCGTTCTGGAAGGCTACGCCCAGTGGGCGGAGAGCTACGACGCGGCGGACAACCCGGCGAGAACGATGGCCCTGCGGGCCTTGGGGGACGGGCGGCACGATCCCGTCGGCTTCTCGGTGGTGGAGCTCGGCTGCGGCACGGGCGACAACATCAAGACGTTGTGCAGCTTGGGCATGACGCAATATCTGGGTGTGGACGCCTCCGGAGAGATGCTGGCGGAGGCGCGGAAGCTGGCAGCGAACATGCCGTCCCACCTGCGGAACGTGGAGGTGGAACTCGCGGAGCACGACGTGACCCAGCCATTACCGCTCTCGCGCGAGTTCGACGTGGCGCTCATCAGCTTGGTGCTCGAGCATTACGAGAACGTGCGTCCGGTGCTGGAACAGGCGACGCGCTTGCTGCATCGCGACGGGCAGATGTGGATCCTCGAGATCCATCCTTGGTTTCACGAACGGACGGGGGGAGCGCATCTGGAGACGGCGGCGGAAACGCTGCGGCTTCCGAGCTACGCGCACACGGCCGAGGAGATCCTCGCGCCGCTCGTCGAGCTGGGGCTGGAAGTGGAGCGGGTCTCCGAGTGGTACCCCACCAAGATCAACGCGCAGTCGTGCCGGAAGCTCGAACGCTACCTGGGCAATCCGGTGCTGCTCGACGTGCGAGCACGTCGAGCGAGTTGACAGGTTCCGGGGCGCGGGGCAGAACCGAGCGAGATGGGCTTAGGGGATCGTACCGCCGACCTGTCCATGAGCCTGGGCGGCTCGGGCGTTCGCGCGAAGCTCGTGGTGTTGGACGGCCCCGACGAGGGGCTCGAGCGCGCTCTGGACGACAAGCTCGTGGTCGGGGCGGACGCGGCGGCGGATCTGGTGCTTTCGGACGAAACCGTCTCGCGCAAGCACGCGGAGTTCTCCATCGAGAATGGTCGCGTGCACGTGCGCGATCTGGGCAGCCGCAATGGCACCTTCTTGGGCTCGGCGCGGGTGGTGGAGGCGGAGGTCACCCTCGGTTCGGTGCTGCGCCTGGGCGCTACGCCCATCGGCGTGCACCCCCGCTGGCACGTGCGCGAGGTACAGCCCGGGCAGCATCGGCAGTTCGGTGAGCTGCTGGGCGAGTCCGTCGCCATGCGCGAGCTGTTCGCCATGCTGGAGCGCATCGCGCCGACGGACGTCACGGTGCTGGTGGAGGGCGAGAGCGGTACCGGCAAGGAGCTGGTGGCGCGTTCGATTCATGGCGGGTCGGAGCGCAGCGGCGCGCCCTTCATCGTGTTCGACTGCGGCGCGGTGCCGGTGAACCTCGCGGAGAGCGAGCTCTTCGGTCACAAGCGCGGCGCGTTCTCCGGCGCCATCAGTGATCGCGCGGGGGCGTTTCAGCAAGCCCACGGTGGCACCATCTTCCTGGACGAGATCGGCGAGCTGCCGCTCGACTTGCAGCCGCGCTTGTTGCGCGTGCTGGAGACGGGACAGGTGCGGCGCGTCGGGGACGACACCATGCGCCGCGTGGACGTGCGCGTGGTCGCGGCCACCAATCGAGATCTGCACGCGGAAGTGCGGCGCGGCAATTTCCGCGGCGACCTCTTGTATCGGCTGGACGTGGTGAAGCTCCGCATTCCGCCGCTGCGCCAGCGTCCGGAGGACATCCGCCCGCTGGCACAGGCCATGCTGCAAGGTCGCATCACGGACGGTGACGAGCTCGCGGGGGAGAACCTCCGCCGGCTGCTCGGCTACTCCTGGCCCGGCAACGTGCGGGAGCTCCGCAACGTGCTCGATCGCGCGGTGGCGTTGGCGTCCAAGAAGCCCCCCGCGTTCGCGGATCTGGTGTTCAACCTGGGCCCCGCCGCGGACAGCCCTGCGCTCTTGGGCATGGCGTTCCCGGGGGTGCACTACCCGCTGCCCTTCAAGGAGGCGAAGCTCCAGCTCTTGGCCAGCTTCGAGCGCGCCTACATCGACGCGTTGATCGACCGGCACAAAGGCAACATGTCGCAGGCGGCGGAGGCGGCCGGGCTCTCGCGCAAGCATTTGTACGAGCTATTGCGCAAGGTTCGCGGAGAAGACCCGGAAGAGTGAGCCGCGCTTTGCGCGCTGCGCCGCTTTGGCTACGCTCCCGAGCGGGATGGCGCGTGTGACACGCTCGCTCTCGCCAGCGGGCGAGGACCTGGGGACCTCGCCCACCATCGCGGCGACGGACTCCTCCGCCGCGCCTCTGAGCTTCACCATGGGTACGGTCCTCGCGGACAAGCTCAGCGTGGTGAAGAAGCTGGGGGAGGGCGGAATGGGCGCGGTGTATCAGGTGCAGCACCTGCACACCAAGCACGAGCGCGCGCTGAAGGTGCTGCACCCGGCATTCGCCCAGCGCGGCGACGTGGTCGAGCGCTTCCTGCGGGAGGCGTCGGCGGCGGGGCGCATCGGTAGCCCGCACATCGTGGAGACGGTGGACGCGGGGTGGCTCGCTTCCGGCGTGCCCTTCGTGTTGATGGAGCTCTTGCGTGGGCAGTCTCTCGAAGAGCTGCTGGCCGAGCGCGGGCGCATTGACGCGGCGGAGGCCAGCGCCCTCGTGTGTCAGGCCTGCCAGGGCGCCCAGGCCGCCCACGACGCGGGCATCATCCACCGGGACTTGAAGCCTTCGAACTTGTTCGTCGTCACGCGGGCAGGGCAGCCCTTCGTCAAGCTCCTGGACTTCGGCATCTCCAAGTTCGAAGCCGAGGAGCACCTAGGGCTGACGACGGAAGGTACGCCGCTGGGCACGCCGTACTACATGTCGCCGGAGCAGCTCTCCGGACGAGCGGACGTGAACGCACGGGCCGACGTCTACGCCCTCGGGGTGATCTTGTACGAGTGCGTCGCAGGGCAGCGGCCCTTCGAGGCGAAGTCGCTCTCGGAGCTCAGCATTCGCATCCACGAGGGCGACTACACGCCGCTGGAAACGTTGGTGAAGGACGTGCCGGCGGACTTCGTGCAGGTGGTGCGCAAAGCGATGCATCATCGGCCCGAAGAACGCTTTGCCTCGGCGCGGGAGCTTCAGGCCGCCCTCGAGGCCGCGCCCGTGGCCGAGCGGCCACGCCGGCGGATGTTCTGGTTGCTGCCGGCGGCGGGCGTGCTCATCGCCGCGGCGGCTTATGCCGCCACGCGCTCCGCGCCCGAGAACGCTGCACCCCCAGAGCCCACGCCGGCGCCGTTGGCCTCCGCTCCGCGGCCGGCGCCGGCGGTTTCCGAGAGCGCGCTGCCCGAGGTCTCGGCGGAGCCGCCGCCCTCCGCCCAGCCTTCTCTCAGCGCGAAGCCCAGCCCCACCCGGCGCAGCGTGAAACAGAAGCTCCAGACGGAGAATCCGTATTGAGACACCTCGCCGTCGTCGCCGCCCTGCTGTGCACTTCGGCCCAGGGCTGGGCCCAGGCGGACACGACGCGGACGGAGGCACGGGAGCGCTTCGACCGCGGGCTGAAGCTCTTCGATCAGGGCGACGACGAAGGCGCGTTGGCGGAGTTTTCTCGCGCCTACGCGCTGATCCCCAACGCGCGGGTGCTGTACAACATCGGCCTGGTGCAGGCGGCGTTGCACCGGCCGGTGGCCGCCGTGGACACGCTCGCTCAACTCTTGAAGGCTCCCGGGGATCTGCCCAAGCCGCTGCTGGACAACGCGCGCGTGGTGCACGACGAGCAGGCCAAGCGCATCGCCACCTTGAACGTTACCGTGAACGTGCCGCGCGCACGCATCGAGGTCGATGGCGTCAACGTGGCCCGGGCGCCCCTCGACGCGCCGTTGCGCTTGGCGATCGGCGCGCACCACGTGGCGATCGTGGCGCCTGGGCATCGTCCGAGCTGGCACGGGCTCACCTTGGCCGGGGGTGAGAGTCAGACGCTGAACGTGGAGCTCGAGGCGATCGAGGGTGGGCTCGGAAATCTGGAGCTGGACACCTCCGTCCCGGGGGCGCAGCTCTATGTCCGGGGCAAGATGGTCGGCACTGCGCCGCTCTCCGGTCCCATCGCGCTGACCCCTGGGCGCCACGAGCTCGAAGTGCGGCGCGACGGCTATCGCACGGTGAAGCGCACGGTGGTCATCCGCGACGGCGAGGTCACTCGCCTGTCGCTGAAGCTCGAGCCCAGTGCGTCTCCCGCAGCGAGCGGCCGTCTGTCCCTGAGCATCGCCGAAGCGGGTGCCGTGGTGTTCGTGGATGGCGTGCCCACGGCGCAGCACGGCTTCGCGTTGCCCTCCGGTCCGCACCGCTTGCGGGTGGAGCGCGACGGCTTCTTTCCCTTCGAGCGCGGTGTGGAGGTACCCCGCGGCCGCA is a window of Polyangiaceae bacterium DNA encoding:
- a CDS encoding class I SAM-dependent methyltransferase gives rise to the protein MNQRSERSVSVLEGYAQWAESYDAADNPARTMALRALGDGRHDPVGFSVVELGCGTGDNIKTLCSLGMTQYLGVDASGEMLAEARKLAANMPSHLRNVEVELAEHDVTQPLPLSREFDVALISLVLEHYENVRPVLEQATRLLHRDGQMWILEIHPWFHERTGGAHLETAAETLRLPSYAHTAEEILAPLVELGLEVERVSEWYPTKINAQSCRKLERYLGNPVLLDVRARRAS
- a CDS encoding sigma 54-dependent Fis family transcriptional regulator, translating into MSLGGSGVRAKLVVLDGPDEGLERALDDKLVVGADAAADLVLSDETVSRKHAEFSIENGRVHVRDLGSRNGTFLGSARVVEAEVTLGSVLRLGATPIGVHPRWHVREVQPGQHRQFGELLGESVAMRELFAMLERIAPTDVTVLVEGESGTGKELVARSIHGGSERSGAPFIVFDCGAVPVNLAESELFGHKRGAFSGAISDRAGAFQQAHGGTIFLDEIGELPLDLQPRLLRVLETGQVRRVGDDTMRRVDVRVVAATNRDLHAEVRRGNFRGDLLYRLDVVKLRIPPLRQRPEDIRPLAQAMLQGRITDGDELAGENLRRLLGYSWPGNVRELRNVLDRAVALASKKPPAFADLVFNLGPAADSPALLGMAFPGVHYPLPFKEAKLQLLASFERAYIDALIDRHKGNMSQAAEAAGLSRKHLYELLRKVRGEDPEE
- a CDS encoding serine/threonine protein kinase yields the protein MARVTRSLSPAGEDLGTSPTIAATDSSAAPLSFTMGTVLADKLSVVKKLGEGGMGAVYQVQHLHTKHERALKVLHPAFAQRGDVVERFLREASAAGRIGSPHIVETVDAGWLASGVPFVLMELLRGQSLEELLAERGRIDAAEASALVCQACQGAQAAHDAGIIHRDLKPSNLFVVTRAGQPFVKLLDFGISKFEAEEHLGLTTEGTPLGTPYYMSPEQLSGRADVNARADVYALGVILYECVAGQRPFEAKSLSELSIRIHEGDYTPLETLVKDVPADFVQVVRKAMHHRPEERFASARELQAALEAAPVAERPRRRMFWLLPAAGVLIAAAAYAATRSAPENAAPPEPTPAPLASAPRPAPAVSESALPEVSAEPPPSAQPSLSAKPSPTRRSVKQKLQTENPY
- a CDS encoding PEGA domain-containing protein; the encoded protein is MRHLAVVAALLCTSAQGWAQADTTRTEARERFDRGLKLFDQGDDEGALAEFSRAYALIPNARVLYNIGLVQAALHRPVAAVDTLAQLLKAPGDLPKPLLDNARVVHDEQAKRIATLNVTVNVPRARIEVDGVNVARAPLDAPLRLAIGAHHVAIVAPGHRPSWHGLTLAGGESQTLNVELEAIEGGLGNLELDTSVPGAQLYVRGKMVGTAPLSGPIALTPGRHELEVRRDGYRTVKRTVVIRDGEVTRLSLKLEPSASPAASGRLSLSIAEAGAVVFVDGVPTAQHGFALPSGPHRLRVERDGFFPFERGVEVPRGRTANVAVELEPTPEYRARYRDRAGSQRFWSWVAIGGGAAVLGGGVGFLVWNTNKRDDAQAAFDREAPRHESTGDCWPGSASPANDCRDLETLANDIDAANNRFGIGWGLVAVGAASVGAGTFFLLSGDDPERYEPRPESDVFGRVQLTPVLTPQSASVGVSGAF